From one Phocaeicola salanitronis DSM 18170 genomic stretch:
- a CDS encoding lipopolysaccharide biosynthesis protein gives MSIKQEMISGIFWTAVQKYSGLIVQIIVTAILARLLTPEDFGVVAVATVLIAFFTLFTDMGIGPAIIQKQDLTKDDLNSIFSFTIWGGILLAVLFFWTAYPIGTFYKEDSLALICQLLSVNLLFAAWNIVPNALINKNKRFKFIAERTLLLQVICGIISVFAAYQGLGLYALLISPILTSIGVFILNYRQYPLQFSWQIRTDALKKIFSYSSFQFLFNFINYFSRNLDKLIIGRFFSMNELGYYEKSYRLMMLPLQYVTNVITPVMHPILTSLQDDYKSLTEKYNKIIKLIATISFPLGVFLYFAADDIIYIVYGDRWGKAIPVFQILALSLPLQMILSTTGAIYQAAGKTNWLFYGGLSNTCCTVIGFIFAAVYFRTIESMAWAWDITLLINAVISYWILYKVVLNSSLRPILYVCVNPFILGIFIGIILWALAFFCNIQSHFLSLLLKSALSFVCACTFVQCTHQYNLIKIFSLKNRA, from the coding sequence ATGTCAATCAAACAGGAAATGATAAGCGGTATCTTTTGGACAGCCGTTCAAAAGTATTCCGGCTTGATTGTACAGATTATTGTCACGGCAATATTGGCACGCCTGTTGACTCCGGAAGATTTTGGGGTTGTGGCTGTAGCTACCGTACTGATAGCATTCTTTACCTTATTTACCGATATGGGGATAGGCCCTGCCATTATCCAGAAACAAGATTTGACTAAAGATGACTTAAACTCGATTTTCTCTTTCACCATCTGGGGAGGAATATTGCTTGCGGTTCTTTTCTTTTGGACAGCTTATCCCATTGGTACATTTTACAAAGAGGATTCTCTCGCCCTTATTTGCCAGTTATTGTCTGTCAACCTGCTTTTTGCGGCATGGAACATCGTCCCCAATGCATTAATCAACAAAAACAAGCGGTTTAAGTTTATAGCCGAAAGAACTTTATTGTTACAGGTCATTTGTGGAATCATTTCCGTATTTGCGGCTTATCAAGGATTGGGTTTGTATGCCCTGCTAATCTCTCCTATTCTGACGTCAATCGGAGTCTTTATCTTGAATTACAGGCAATATCCCTTGCAATTCAGTTGGCAGATACGTACGGATGCGTTAAAGAAAATATTTTCGTATTCCAGTTTCCAGTTCCTGTTCAATTTCATCAATTATTTTTCCCGGAACTTGGACAAACTGATTATCGGACGTTTCTTCAGCATGAACGAATTGGGATATTACGAGAAGTCCTACCGCCTGATGATGCTCCCCTTGCAATATGTAACGAATGTGATTACTCCGGTCATGCACCCGATTCTGACCTCTTTGCAGGATGATTATAAAAGCCTGACAGAGAAATACAATAAAATCATCAAGCTGATAGCCACAATCAGCTTCCCATTGGGGGTATTTCTTTATTTTGCGGCAGATGATATTATTTATATCGTTTATGGAGACCGTTGGGGAAAAGCCATTCCTGTATTCCAGATATTGGCTTTATCCTTACCTCTACAAATGATTCTTTCTACAACAGGTGCCATTTATCAGGCGGCAGGAAAGACCAATTGGCTGTTCTATGGTGGATTAAGCAATACGTGTTGCACGGTGATAGGTTTTATCTTTGCTGCTGTATACTTCCGCACTATCGAAAGTATGGCTTGGGCTTGGGATATCACTTTGCTTATCAATGCTGTGATTTCATATTGGATATTGTATAAGGTAGTGTTAAACTCTTCGTTACGTCCTATATTATATGTATGTGTAAATCCCTTCATCTTAGGAATATTCATAGGAATTATATTATGGGCATTGGCGTTTTTTTGCAATATTCAATCACATTTCTTGTCCCTCTTATTAAAATCGGCTTTATCCTTTGTCTGCGCATGTACATTTGTACAATGTACGCATCAGTATAATTTAATCAAGATTTTCTCTTTGAAAAATAGAGCATAA
- a CDS encoding O-antigen ligase family protein: protein MLQELLEISIIVESLIVAQKNNLFVRKLCIVLSILILCNIVYSFVCEIFLRTNFAGTPLYLLMGQEDNAYYTDMINMQRGIMDFRLQSIFAHPLSLGQYFLLLVPIFLCKSRMLNERFRWFMIILLSIGIFLSGTRGALFPLILIVGLFLMKEKIRFVYKLILTLPFLIVLYTFMPLNFQRDIDKYFTSFATYIQFWDDTKQSKSEIEGSSMSMRFEQFEAANDEIKDNPLFGKGRIYREYYQDHHNQLHPKLLGYESFVLLKLVEQGWIGLCMFILLIFYMYRIFKNTYCNVWILQLLFIAFFLSTLMTGIRPFSFLILGMSAVIVSNQKSLSSHYTNVKPL, encoded by the coding sequence TTGTTACAAGAACTATTGGAAATATCAATCATTGTAGAAAGCCTTATTGTCGCTCAGAAAAATAATCTTTTCGTACGGAAACTATGTATCGTTTTATCAATCTTAATTTTATGCAATATCGTATATTCATTCGTTTGTGAAATATTTCTTCGGACAAATTTTGCAGGAACACCTTTATACCTTTTAATGGGGCAAGAAGATAATGCATATTACACAGATATGATAAATATGCAACGAGGTATTATGGATTTTCGCTTACAGTCCATTTTTGCCCATCCTCTTTCTCTTGGGCAGTATTTTCTTCTGCTTGTCCCTATATTCCTTTGTAAAAGCCGAATGCTAAACGAAAGATTCAGGTGGTTCATGATAATACTTTTAAGCATTGGCATTTTCCTATCCGGCACACGCGGCGCTTTATTCCCCTTAATATTGATTGTAGGATTATTCTTAATGAAAGAAAAGATTCGTTTTGTGTATAAACTGATTCTGACGCTTCCTTTTTTAATCGTTCTCTACACCTTTATGCCTTTAAATTTTCAACGGGATATTGATAAATATTTCACCTCATTTGCAACATACATTCAATTTTGGGATGATACGAAACAGAGTAAAAGTGAAATCGAAGGTTCATCCATGAGTATGCGTTTCGAACAATTCGAAGCTGCTAATGATGAAATTAAAGATAATCCTTTATTTGGAAAAGGACGAATATATAGAGAGTATTATCAAGACCATCATAACCAATTGCATCCAAAGCTCTTAGGATATGAAAGTTTTGTATTATTGAAGTTGGTAGAACAAGGTTGGATAGGGCTTTGCATGTTCATTTTATTAATATTCTATATGTATCGCATATTCAAGAATACTTATTGTAATGTGTGGATTTTGCAATTACTATTTATAGCATTTTTCTTATCCACACTTATGACGGGAATACGCCCATTCTCGTTTTTAATATTGGGCATGTCTGCAGTTATAGTTTCTAATCAAAAATCACTTTCCTCTCACTATACAAATGTTAAACCCTTATGA
- a CDS encoding glycosyltransferase family protein, with amino-acid sequence MKTKIVYAVTSDETDFYLEQTLVSVYSLRLYNPETRVVLIVDDKTNDTLIGKRAKILEYISDKVVVNIPAKYTKKERSRYLKTTIRQHIEGAYLFIDSDTIITDNLSDIDNLLDKGIDIAAVKDSHCDFKDMQNYKLILSRAHIIGWDTILKKDTIHFNSGVMFVCDNNFTHKFYDEWHNNWIYELHKGLFYDQLALAYTNQMLKYPIKELDGIWDCQICQDGLSYLYKAKIIHYFGEIGNRSAYYFRNINVFEKVKESGNIPQTLIPFIRKGKGAFIGHHFVCDDVDFMQSFLYKLYRRFPKLFKTINSVIECSFKLLHKKRSVK; translated from the coding sequence ATGAAAACAAAAATCGTATACGCTGTTACAAGTGACGAGACAGACTTTTATTTAGAACAAACATTGGTTTCTGTATATTCATTACGCTTGTATAATCCAGAGACAAGAGTAGTGTTGATTGTTGATGACAAGACAAATGACACATTGATAGGTAAAAGGGCTAAAATATTAGAATACATTTCAGATAAAGTTGTAGTAAATATTCCTGCTAAGTATACTAAAAAAGAGAGGTCCAGATATCTGAAAACAACAATACGACAACATATTGAAGGAGCATATCTTTTTATTGATTCTGATACAATCATAACAGATAATTTGTCTGATATAGACAATCTTTTAGATAAGGGGATTGATATAGCAGCTGTAAAAGATAGTCATTGTGATTTTAAAGATATGCAAAATTATAAATTAATACTTTCAAGAGCACATATAATAGGTTGGGACACAATACTCAAAAAAGATACAATTCATTTCAATAGCGGTGTAATGTTTGTTTGTGACAATAATTTTACTCACAAATTTTATGATGAATGGCACAACAATTGGATATATGAATTACATAAGGGGTTATTTTATGACCAATTAGCATTAGCTTATACAAATCAGATGTTAAAATATCCAATAAAAGAACTTGATGGAATATGGGACTGCCAAATATGTCAAGATGGTCTTAGTTATTTGTATAAAGCTAAAATAATCCATTACTTTGGAGAAATAGGGAATAGAAGTGCTTACTATTTTCGCAATATAAATGTTTTTGAAAAAGTAAAAGAAAGTGGAAATATCCCTCAAACATTGATTCCCTTTATAAGGAAAGGAAAAGGAGCTTTTATAGGACATCATTTTGTTTGTGACGATGTAGATTTCATGCAATCATTTTTATATAAGCTTTATCGTCGTTTCCCCAAATTGTTTAAAACCATAAATTCCGTTATTGAATGTTCTTTCAAATTACTGCATAAGAAGAGATCGGTAAAATAA
- a CDS encoding glycosyltransferase family 2 protein: MDVSVIIVNYNTKSITNECIKSVISQTKDVSYEIILVDNNSQDGSIDYFSNDKRICFIKSNRNIGFGRANNLALKRAKGKYIFLLNSDTILLNDAISIFYEKMEKASKNIACIGAYLLDKNFCPNQSYGEFLTVRRILKMALNSYSKKFHQKNKQTYWGKHYDWMEVEMVIGADLFIRKEVIDKLGMFDETFFMYHEENDMQRRFNKSGYKMALILGPQIIHLEQASSSTFTLIDKKIMSEKGMFNYMRNWTSQCGFYFLKTIYIILKLPMLFDKRYSLYDVYRYLKFLINIDYKR, encoded by the coding sequence ATGGATGTTTCTGTAATTATAGTTAATTATAATACCAAGAGTATTACAAACGAATGTATAAAGAGTGTAATTTCTCAAACTAAAGACGTTTCTTATGAAATTATTTTAGTTGACAATAACTCTCAAGATGGGAGTATAGATTACTTTAGCAATGATAAAAGAATATGTTTTATAAAATCAAATAGAAATATAGGATTTGGCAGAGCTAACAATTTAGCATTAAAAAGAGCAAAAGGGAAATATATTTTTTTACTGAATTCTGACACAATCTTATTGAATGATGCAATTTCTATTTTTTATGAGAAAATGGAAAAAGCTTCTAAAAATATTGCTTGCATTGGAGCTTATTTATTAGATAAAAATTTTTGTCCTAATCAGTCTTACGGAGAGTTTCTTACGGTAAGACGTATTTTAAAAATGGCTTTAAATTCTTATTCTAAGAAATTTCATCAGAAAAATAAACAAACATATTGGGGGAAACATTATGATTGGATGGAAGTTGAAATGGTGATAGGAGCAGATTTATTTATTAGAAAAGAAGTGATTGACAAATTAGGAATGTTTGATGAAACATTTTTTATGTACCACGAAGAAAATGACATGCAACGTCGTTTTAACAAATCGGGGTATAAAATGGCATTAATTTTAGGTCCTCAAATAATTCATTTAGAACAAGCAAGTTCTTCAACGTTTACACTCATAGATAAAAAAATAATGAGCGAAAAAGGTATGTTTAATTATATGCGTAATTGGACATCCCAATGTGGTTTCTATTTTTTGAAAACAATTTATATCATACTAAAACTTCCAATGCTTTTTGATAAGAGATATTCACTTTATGACGTATATAGATACCTGAAATTTTTAATCAATATAGATTACAAGCGATAA
- a CDS encoding alpha-1,2-fucosyltransferase produces the protein MNLKILVFTGGLGNQLFEYAFYLHLKRKFPNERFYGLYGKKLAEHYGLELDKWFRVNLPSQPWWVLPVTGLFYLYKQCFPNSRWLDLNQRDWKHPKAIVFFPFKFNKRFIPNKQNWIQWKVDESALSEYNRKALVEIRQSNACFVHVRRGDYLSVNYKTLFEGCCTSEYYQRALAQMKEMHPDVRFICFSDDIPWMKKNLELGDNAFYVDWNVGKDSPLDMYLMSQCRHAIIANSTFSYWGARLGQEKECVFYPKKWWNSEHGNPDIFLDNWIGL, from the coding sequence ATGAATTTGAAAATCTTAGTATTTACAGGCGGATTAGGGAATCAGCTGTTTGAATACGCTTTTTACCTCCATTTGAAAAGGAAGTTTCCTAATGAACGGTTTTATGGATTGTATGGAAAGAAATTAGCAGAACACTATGGACTGGAACTTGACAAATGGTTCCGTGTAAATCTTCCTTCACAACCTTGGTGGGTATTGCCTGTGACCGGACTTTTTTATCTATACAAACAATGTTTCCCAAACTCCCGATGGCTGGATTTAAACCAGCGTGACTGGAAACATCCTAAAGCAATAGTCTTTTTTCCTTTCAAATTTAATAAGCGCTTCATTCCAAATAAACAAAATTGGATTCAGTGGAAAGTAGATGAATCTGCTTTGTCTGAATATAATCGGAAAGCGTTGGTTGAAATACGACAATCGAATGCCTGCTTTGTACATGTCCGCCGGGGAGATTATCTGTCAGTTAATTATAAGACCTTGTTTGAAGGTTGCTGTACATCAGAGTACTATCAAAGAGCATTAGCACAGATGAAAGAAATGCATCCCGACGTGAGATTTATTTGCTTTTCGGATGATATCCCATGGATGAAAAAGAATTTAGAGCTGGGAGATAATGCGTTCTATGTAGATTGGAATGTAGGGAAAGATTCTCCTCTTGATATGTATCTTATGTCGCAATGCCGCCATGCCATTATAGCCAATAGTACCTTTAGTTATTGGGGAGCCAGATTAGGTCAAGAAAAAGAATGCGTATTTTACCCAAAGAAATGGTGGAATAGTGAACACGGGAATCCGGATATATTCTTGGACAATTGGATAGGTTTATGA
- a CDS encoding glycosyltransferase encodes MNILFLLKSFEIGGVEVVTSILANKFVSEGHQVILWAFYEKNPSLENRLDKRIELVYNKGFSFCKENVESLRSILIRKNIQVVINQWGLPYIPAKVLDKARKGLAIKTIAVYHNSPDSNARIKEVEIALSQTTNHLKRWMLQCKKFAFKQITSQSMRYVYNHSDLYMVLSPSFIDKFKDFTGIKHPNHLIVQTNPITIDTTGFQLDLTRKQKEIIYVGRIDYNQKRVSRIIETWSLLENKYPDWSVKIIGDGQERKQLEEMCKSLKLKRVSFEGFQSPIEYYKKASILILTSEYEGFGLVIVEGMSFGVVPVVYGSYSAVYDIIKHKENGMIVQPQNGKFEVNEMAKQLTFVIENESKRNEMAQNAMLTSKRDYSLENIYRSWKEVFDEWMQ; translated from the coding sequence ATGAACATTTTATTCTTATTGAAATCTTTCGAAATTGGCGGTGTAGAAGTCGTAACTTCTATACTTGCCAATAAATTTGTTTCAGAAGGACATCAGGTTATTTTGTGGGCATTTTATGAAAAAAATCCCTCATTAGAGAATCGATTAGATAAACGTATTGAACTTGTATATAACAAAGGTTTTAGTTTTTGTAAGGAAAATGTGGAGTCTTTGCGAAGCATATTAATAAGAAAAAATATTCAAGTTGTTATCAACCAATGGGGACTGCCGTATATCCCGGCAAAGGTTTTAGACAAGGCGAGAAAAGGGCTTGCTATCAAAACAATTGCCGTTTATCACAATTCGCCGGACAGCAATGCAAGAATAAAAGAGGTGGAGATAGCTTTGTCGCAAACAACGAATCACTTGAAACGCTGGATGCTGCAATGCAAGAAGTTTGCATTCAAGCAAATCACCAGCCAAAGCATGCGCTACGTTTACAACCATAGCGACCTATACATGGTATTGTCTCCCAGCTTCATTGATAAATTTAAAGATTTCACAGGCATCAAGCATCCCAATCATTTGATTGTGCAGACCAATCCTATAACAATAGACACTACAGGATTCCAGTTGGATTTGACACGAAAGCAAAAAGAAATAATCTATGTCGGAAGAATCGACTACAATCAGAAACGAGTTTCACGAATTATAGAAACATGGAGCTTGCTTGAAAATAAATACCCGGATTGGTCCGTAAAAATAATAGGAGACGGACAAGAAAGAAAGCAATTAGAAGAAATGTGCAAATCATTGAAACTTAAAAGAGTATCTTTTGAAGGCTTTCAATCACCAATCGAATATTATAAAAAAGCATCTATACTTATTTTGACTTCAGAATACGAAGGATTTGGTCTTGTAATTGTAGAAGGTATGTCGTTTGGTGTAGTACCCGTAGTCTATGGAAGCTACTCCGCCGTGTACGACATTATCAAACACAAGGAAAACGGCATGATTGTACAGCCACAGAATGGTAAGTTTGAGGTAAATGAAATGGCTAAGCAATTGACTTTTGTCATAGAGAATGAATCCAAACGGAATGAAATGGCGCAAAATGCCATGCTGACCAGCAAGCGTGATTACTCATTGGAAAACATTTATCGGTCATGGAAAGAGGTATTTGATGAATGGATGCAATAA
- a CDS encoding ATP-binding protein — protein MEKTVKKIPYGIADFEQVRNENSYYVDKTMYLPLLEDTNNFLFLIRPRRFGKSVFVSMMRAYYDIAKADKFDKLFDGLWIQQHPTPLKNTFQVIYFDFSLIGGRNEEELEYYFDQYCGMVLDMFATTYAAFYGEGFAEEVKGRQGARNKLNFIHIQAKGRGYPLYLIVDEYDNFTNVILSDGGKEMFRKLTHASGFYRDYFKIFKAMFSRVFLIGVSPVTLDDLSSGYNIDWNISQDPNFNHMLGFSETDVHAMFQYYKDNGKLRADADIDRMMAEMKPWYNNYCFAEECLNDDRLYNCDMVYYYLRHQMLHARPPREMVDKNIRTDYKKLKMLADIDRGNQRESRMSVIEEIAATGAVVMTLKTSFPAEYVTDDNNFRSLLYYYGLLTMGENYGNMVKMVIPNNCVKEQYWSFMRDYYDRSFKIDSIPMEMEMTRMALNGEWEPFVRRIANAYRENSSIRDSILGEHNLQGFFKAYLALNSLYLVEPEIELNYGYSDFLLLPDRMRYPKIAHSYIMELKYVKPTASDAEVEEKSREADTQLQKYSRDRVVLQISEGTQLHLLKVVFRGAEMAVCKEL, from the coding sequence ATGGAAAAAACGGTCAAGAAAATACCTTACGGTATCGCTGATTTCGAACAGGTTCGGAACGAGAATTCTTATTATGTGGACAAGACGATGTATCTCCCTTTACTGGAAGATACAAATAATTTCCTTTTCCTTATCCGTCCACGCCGTTTCGGCAAGAGCGTGTTCGTCAGCATGATGCGTGCTTATTATGACATCGCCAAAGCGGACAAGTTCGACAAATTGTTCGACGGGTTGTGGATACAGCAGCACCCTACGCCGCTAAAGAACACTTTTCAGGTGATTTATTTCGACTTCTCGCTGATAGGCGGGCGCAATGAGGAGGAACTGGAATATTATTTTGACCAGTATTGCGGGATGGTGCTCGACATGTTTGCCACGACTTATGCGGCATTTTATGGTGAAGGGTTCGCCGAGGAAGTCAAGGGACGGCAAGGAGCAAGAAACAAACTGAACTTCATCCACATACAGGCTAAGGGGAGAGGCTATCCGCTTTACCTGATTGTAGACGAATACGACAACTTCACCAACGTCATACTTTCGGACGGAGGCAAGGAAATGTTCCGCAAGCTGACACATGCCAGCGGTTTCTACCGTGACTATTTCAAAATCTTCAAGGCGATGTTCAGCCGGGTGTTCCTGATTGGCGTGTCACCCGTAACGCTCGATGACCTTTCCAGCGGTTATAACATCGACTGGAACATCTCGCAAGACCCGAACTTCAACCACATGCTTGGTTTTTCTGAGACGGATGTCCATGCGATGTTTCAATATTATAAAGACAACGGCAAGCTCCGTGCGGATGCCGACATCGACAGGATGATGGCGGAGATGAAACCGTGGTACAACAACTATTGCTTTGCCGAAGAATGCCTGAACGATGACCGTTTGTATAATTGCGACATGGTGTATTATTACCTGCGCCATCAGATGCTTCATGCCCGTCCTCCACGTGAGATGGTGGACAAGAACATCCGCACGGACTACAAGAAACTGAAGATGCTTGCCGACATCGACCGGGGCAACCAACGGGAGAGCCGCATGAGTGTGATTGAAGAGATTGCAGCGACCGGCGCAGTAGTAATGACCTTGAAGACTTCTTTTCCTGCCGAATATGTGACGGATGACAACAATTTCCGCAGCCTGCTCTACTATTACGGGTTGCTGACCATGGGAGAAAATTATGGGAACATGGTCAAGATGGTGATTCCGAACAATTGTGTAAAAGAACAGTACTGGAGCTTCATGCGGGATTACTATGACCGCAGTTTCAAGATAGACAGCATCCCGATGGAAATGGAGATGACACGCATGGCATTGAACGGCGAATGGGAACCTTTTGTCCGCCGTATTGCCAATGCTTACCGGGAAAACTCTTCCATACGTGACAGCATCTTGGGCGAACACAACCTGCAGGGATTCTTCAAGGCATATCTGGCGCTAAACTCCCTTTACTTGGTAGAACCGGAAATCGAGTTGAACTATGGTTACAGCGACTTCCTGTTGTTGCCCGACAGGATGCGTTATCCGAAAATAGCGCACAGCTACATTATGGAACTGAAGTATGTGAAACCAACGGCTTCGGATGCCGAAGTGGAGGAGAAAAGCCGGGAAGCCGATACCCAATTACAGAAGTATAGCCGGGACAGGGTGGTTCTCCAAATCAGTGAAGGCACGCAGCTGCACTTGCTGAAGGTGGTTTTCAGAGGAGCAGAGATGGCGGTATGCAAGGAACTGTGA
- the pssD gene encoding PssD/Cps14F family polysaccharide biosynthesis glycosyltransferase, with protein MKKRKSKICLVSSCGGHFMELIQLLPLVENKQYYIITEKNVASTASVEKHPHHYLVQQERGGMSFIFKFCWNILLSFIYFIIERPTTVITTGAGASYPTCLFAWLFKCRIIYVESFAKLDSKSVTGKMLYPFADYFFVQWPEMKKVYPKAIYSGSVY; from the coding sequence ATGAAAAAGCGTAAATCTAAAATCTGCCTTGTCAGTTCTTGCGGCGGTCACTTCATGGAACTGATACAATTACTTCCGTTGGTTGAGAACAAGCAATATTACATCATTACGGAAAAGAACGTAGCATCTACAGCTTCCGTAGAGAAGCATCCGCATCATTATTTAGTCCAGCAAGAACGTGGAGGCATGAGCTTTATCTTTAAGTTCTGTTGGAATATCCTCCTTTCTTTCATCTATTTCATCATCGAAAGACCGACCACGGTGATAACCACGGGAGCAGGAGCATCTTATCCAACTTGCCTGTTCGCATGGTTGTTCAAGTGCAGAATTATCTATGTGGAAAGCTTTGCTAAGTTGGATAGCAAATCGGTTACGGGTAAAATGCTCTATCCTTTTGCTGACTATTTCTTTGTGCAATGGCCGGAAATGAAAAAAGTATATCCGAAAGCCATTTATAGCGGAAGCGTTTATTAA
- a CDS encoding glycosyltransferase, with translation MDKIKLFVPLGTQKFPFGRIITALNQLVGQGKYKADEIVMQSALYPVQPEFTHFGLIPNEDFNRYMRETEVVVTHSGVNSIISCMEMGKPLVVCPRLHEYGEHVDNHQIEIATLMHDKYDVLICTDMKDLPELIEKAKAHKYKSWVSHREELLDTIRELII, from the coding sequence ATGGATAAAATAAAATTGTTTGTCCCACTTGGAACCCAGAAGTTTCCATTCGGGCGTATTATCACAGCCTTGAATCAATTGGTTGGTCAAGGCAAATATAAAGCAGACGAGATAGTGATGCAATCCGCACTCTATCCAGTGCAACCGGAGTTCACGCATTTCGGACTGATTCCGAATGAAGACTTTAATCGTTATATGAGAGAAACGGAAGTCGTAGTCACTCATAGTGGAGTGAACTCCATCATTTCGTGTATGGAAATGGGAAAACCTTTAGTAGTCTGTCCCCGCCTTCATGAATACGGGGAACATGTGGACAACCATCAGATAGAAATCGCCACACTGATGCACGACAAATATGATGTGCTGATTTGTACGGACATGAAAGACTTGCCAGAACTGATAGAAAAGGCAAAGGCGCATAAATACAAATCGTGGGTGAGTCATAGGGAAGAATTGCTGGATACAATCAGAGAGTTGATAATTTAA
- a CDS encoding AAA family ATPase, whose amino-acid sequence MDEQTEEGSREVRIEQMSDGYRIMVAMVADIASRLAEANPSNENPLDGKGIVLIDEADLHLHPAWQRKILHDLSEAVLNLSCDDLG is encoded by the coding sequence ATGGATGAGCAAACAGAAGAAGGCAGCAGAGAAGTACGGATAGAGCAAATGAGCGACGGATATCGGATTATGGTAGCCATGGTAGCGGATATTGCGTCAAGGCTTGCCGAGGCAAACCCGAGCAATGAAAACCCATTGGACGGAAAGGGAATCGTATTGATAGATGAGGCCGACTTGCATCTGCATCCTGCATGGCAGCGGAAAATTTTGCATGATCTTTCAGAAGCTGTTTTGAATTTATCGTGCGATGATTTGGGATGA
- a CDS encoding UDP-2,3-diacylglucosamine diphosphatase, translating into MKNVYFLSDAHLGSRAIPHSRTQERRLVNFLDSIKDRAAAVYLLGDMFDFWYEFKLVVPKGYTRFLGKLSELTDRGVEVHFFIGNHDIWCGDYLEKECGAILHREPLTCEIYGREFFLAHGDGLGDDDRSFRFLRTVFHSHTLQRMFSALHPRWSVELGLEWAKHSRLKREGGKEPPYMGEDKEPLVLFAKDYLRTHSDINYFIFGHRHIMLDLMLSRTTRILILGDWISDFSYAVFDGENLFMEQFIEGETEVR; encoded by the coding sequence ATGAAGAATGTTTATTTTCTGTCGGACGCACATTTAGGTTCGAGGGCGATTCCGCACAGCCGTACGCAAGAACGCCGATTGGTGAATTTTCTGGATAGCATCAAGGATCGGGCTGCGGCTGTTTATCTCTTGGGCGATATGTTCGACTTCTGGTACGAGTTCAAACTGGTGGTGCCCAAAGGCTATACCCGTTTCTTGGGAAAACTTTCCGAGTTGACCGACCGGGGGGTAGAAGTGCATTTCTTCATCGGAAACCACGATATTTGGTGCGGCGATTATTTAGAGAAGGAATGTGGGGCGATTTTGCACCGGGAACCTTTGACTTGTGAGATTTATGGGAGAGAGTTTTTCCTTGCCCATGGAGACGGGCTGGGAGATGACGACCGTAGCTTCCGTTTTTTGCGTACTGTTTTTCATAGCCATACATTGCAGCGCATGTTTTCTGCCTTGCATCCGCGTTGGAGTGTGGAATTAGGTTTGGAATGGGCAAAACACAGCCGCCTGAAGCGTGAGGGAGGCAAGGAGCCTCCCTATATGGGCGAGGATAAGGAGCCTTTGGTATTGTTTGCCAAGGATTATCTGAGGACGCATTCGGATATTAATTATTTTATCTTTGGGCACCGGCATATTATGCTCGATTTGATGTTGAGCCGTACGACACGGATACTTATCTTGGGAGATTGGATTTCGGATTTTTCGTATGCTGTATTCGATGGTGAGAATCTTTTTATGGAGCAGTTCATCGAGGGCGAGACGGAAGTGAGATGA
- a CDS encoding iron-sulfur cluster assembly protein, whose amino-acid sequence MDNDEKLKIEERIIEMLKTVYDPEIPVNVYDLGLIYKIDLQDSGDVSIDMTLTAPNCPAADFIMEDIRQKIESVEGVNAAQINLVFEPEWDKDMMSEEAKLELGFL is encoded by the coding sequence ATGGATAATGATGAAAAGCTGAAGATAGAAGAACGGATAATAGAGATGCTGAAAACTGTTTATGACCCTGAAATACCGGTTAATGTGTACGATTTGGGCTTAATTTACAAGATAGACTTGCAGGACAGCGGTGACGTGTCGATTGATATGACTTTGACAGCTCCCAATTGCCCGGCAGCCGATTTTATTATGGAAGACATCCGTCAGAAAATAGAATCGGTGGAAGGAGTAAATGCGGCACAAATCAATTTGGTGTTCGAACCCGAATGGGATAAGGACATGATGAGTGAGGAGGCAAAATTGGAATTGGGATTCTTGTAA